One segment of Asaia bogorensis NBRC 16594 DNA contains the following:
- a CDS encoding efflux RND transporter periplasmic adaptor subunit, translating into MTDQTGPDRTQPARHAAPHPSASPAPARPRRKRRLLFIIGGLIVLLLAVAFLRPHSRTHHAGRGGHRTGATAQGNSEATPVAVAVVKTGDMPEVLTELGTVVPITNVTVQARVSGYIMNVAFKEGQHVKAGDELVLIDPRPYQVALEQQLGTLKQDQAQLADARINAGRYDKLIKQNSIAAMTAIDAQYKVQQLEGTVKLDQANVDNARLNLYYCHIIAPVDGRVGIRAVDMGNYFTAGQSGGLTILTQMQPISVIFTLPQDQLPQVMDRLRAVGQLPVDAWDSANLNKIASGTVKALDSQIDTATGTVRMRAIFSNEDEHLFPNQFVNARLLVDTLHNVILLSSNALQTGPDGQFVYVVKDDNTVEVRNVTTGIASNDVTVIKTGLKLGERVVTDGTNHLRPGAKVSIPADNANASDNGNKADTSATPAPAAKPAQ; encoded by the coding sequence ATGACTGATCAGACGGGCCCTGACCGGACCCAGCCTGCGCGCCATGCTGCGCCCCACCCTTCCGCCTCGCCCGCGCCGGCAAGACCCCGGCGCAAGCGGCGCCTGCTTTTCATAATCGGCGGTCTGATTGTCCTGCTTCTTGCCGTCGCCTTCCTGCGCCCCCATTCACGCACGCATCATGCCGGTCGCGGTGGCCATCGCACCGGCGCCACCGCACAGGGCAACAGCGAGGCAACACCTGTCGCCGTGGCTGTGGTCAAGACGGGTGACATGCCCGAGGTCCTGACAGAGCTCGGTACGGTCGTGCCGATCACCAACGTGACCGTGCAGGCCCGCGTAAGCGGCTACATCATGAATGTGGCCTTCAAGGAAGGGCAACACGTCAAGGCCGGTGACGAGCTGGTGCTGATCGATCCGCGCCCCTATCAGGTAGCGCTGGAACAGCAGCTTGGCACACTGAAGCAGGATCAAGCCCAGCTGGCCGATGCCCGCATCAATGCCGGGCGTTACGACAAGCTGATCAAGCAGAACTCGATTGCCGCCATGACGGCCATCGATGCGCAGTACAAGGTCCAGCAGCTTGAGGGCACCGTCAAGCTCGACCAGGCCAATGTCGATAATGCCCGCCTGAACCTCTATTACTGTCACATCATTGCGCCTGTTGATGGTCGTGTTGGCATCCGCGCCGTCGATATGGGCAATTACTTCACGGCGGGACAGTCAGGCGGTTTGACCATCCTCACGCAGATGCAACCGATCTCCGTGATCTTCACCCTGCCGCAGGACCAATTGCCGCAGGTCATGGACAGGCTGCGCGCTGTGGGCCAGCTTCCTGTCGATGCGTGGGATAGCGCGAACCTGAACAAGATCGCCTCCGGCACCGTCAAGGCGCTGGACAGCCAGATCGATACGGCCACAGGCACGGTGCGTATGCGCGCCATCTTCAGCAATGAAGACGAGCACCTGTTTCCGAACCAGTTCGTCAATGCCCGTCTGCTGGTCGACACGCTGCATAACGTCATCCTGCTCTCGTCCAACGCGCTTCAGACTGGGCCCGATGGCCAGTTCGTCTATGTTGTGAAAGACGACAACACGGTTGAGGTCCGCAACGTCACGACCGGCATTGCCAGCAATGACGTGACGGTCATCAAGACCGGGCTCAAGCTGGGCGAGCGCGTGGTGACCGATGGCACCAATCATCTGCGCCCCGGCGCCAAGGTGAGCATCCCTGCTGACAATGCCAATGCGTCGGATAACGGGAACAAGGCCGACACCAGCGCCACTCCCGCTCCTGCCGCCAAGCCCGCGCAGTAA
- a CDS encoding beta-glucosidase, producing MDTTTSRADTQGTGTATCTGPREGTPLWLDPTLDPDTRARAATEAMSHTQKMSWMAGPMAIPIGDESKPEGAIGSAGYFPAMPELGIPAQQQSDASLGIGNLNNVRPNDNATALPSSLMLGASFDPELARETGRVVGCEGRAKGFNVVLGGGANLVREPRGGRIFEYISEDPLLTGQIAGASIEGIQSQKVVSTIKHYAINPEETGRVMISSDIDEAALRESDLLAFEIAIEIGSPGAVMPGYNLVNGHWASENTFLLSEVLRRDWGYRGWVMSDWGATHTTVKAITAGLHVQSGANIDPKPFFGALLDEAIAAGEVPRARLDQSVQRQLRSLFAVGAIDDPAEPGGNIDFEAHKRIAQRAAEGGIVLLRNENALLPLKAAAQNILLIGARADQGVLSGGGSSSVTPKGSLQMEGATFAGVPLEKVYHPSSPMRAIAAAAPQAHLSYDDGQDIDRAAGLAATADIVVIFAELWRTEGQDVQGLSLPGEQERLIERVAAANTHTVVVLETGGPVLMPWRDKVPAILHAFYAGSGGGEAMASILFGRVTPSGRLPFTIPLSESDLPRPGQIDPQTVISNPGEPVDKPIVHRDYAIEGADTGYRWFSRTGKPVAYPFGFGLSYTHFDYGDVAIDPQALVARLPVTNTGPVSGAEVVQIYATLEGDSSFQPRLVGFAKVMLAPGETEEVQVSLEPRLLARVEGENWVRNAGRYRFDLRRDAVTPITGQSLTLDEWIRPVRHEAAID from the coding sequence ATGGATACGACGACATCCCGCGCAGATACCCAGGGCACTGGCACTGCCACTTGCACAGGGCCAAGAGAGGGCACGCCATTGTGGCTCGACCCGACGCTGGATCCCGATACGCGTGCCCGCGCGGCCACCGAAGCCATGAGCCATACGCAAAAGATGTCATGGATGGCCGGCCCGATGGCTATCCCGATTGGCGATGAGAGCAAACCCGAAGGCGCTATTGGTTCCGCCGGTTATTTCCCGGCGATGCCAGAGCTGGGTATTCCGGCGCAGCAGCAGAGCGATGCAAGCCTGGGCATAGGCAATCTCAATAATGTCCGCCCCAATGACAACGCTACGGCGCTGCCATCGTCCCTTATGCTCGGTGCCTCTTTCGACCCTGAGCTTGCCCGCGAGACGGGCCGCGTGGTTGGGTGCGAGGGACGTGCGAAGGGGTTCAATGTCGTGCTCGGTGGGGGTGCCAATCTCGTGCGCGAACCACGCGGGGGGCGCATTTTCGAATATATATCTGAAGATCCTCTGCTGACCGGTCAGATCGCTGGTGCGTCCATTGAGGGAATCCAGTCACAGAAGGTGGTCTCGACCATCAAGCATTATGCGATCAACCCCGAGGAAACCGGTCGGGTGATGATCAGCTCGGATATCGATGAGGCAGCCTTGCGGGAGAGCGACCTTCTGGCGTTCGAGATTGCCATCGAGATCGGCAGCCCAGGCGCCGTCATGCCTGGCTATAATCTCGTCAACGGCCATTGGGCGTCAGAAAATACCTTTTTGCTCAGCGAGGTGCTCCGTCGGGACTGGGGCTATCGTGGCTGGGTCATGTCGGACTGGGGAGCCACCCACACCACCGTCAAGGCCATTACGGCAGGGCTCCATGTGCAATCCGGCGCCAATATCGACCCCAAGCCGTTCTTTGGTGCGCTGTTGGACGAGGCAATAGCCGCTGGTGAGGTGCCGCGGGCGCGTCTTGATCAGTCGGTTCAGAGGCAGCTGCGCAGTCTCTTCGCCGTGGGAGCCATTGACGATCCTGCCGAGCCGGGTGGGAACATCGATTTTGAGGCGCATAAGCGGATCGCCCAGCGTGCCGCTGAAGGCGGTATTGTCCTGCTGCGCAATGAAAACGCGCTCTTGCCGCTCAAGGCGGCGGCTCAGAATATTCTGCTGATCGGTGCCCGCGCAGATCAGGGTGTTCTTTCAGGAGGTGGTTCGTCCTCGGTTACACCCAAGGGCAGCCTGCAGATGGAGGGCGCGACTTTTGCCGGTGTGCCGCTGGAAAAAGTCTATCATCCTTCCTCTCCCATGCGGGCCATCGCCGCTGCAGCGCCGCAGGCGCATCTGAGTTATGATGACGGTCAGGATATCGACCGTGCTGCCGGTCTGGCGGCGACAGCAGATATCGTGGTCATTTTCGCGGAGTTGTGGCGTACCGAAGGGCAGGATGTGCAGGGGCTTTCGCTGCCCGGTGAGCAGGAACGCCTGATCGAACGTGTGGCGGCGGCCAATACCCACACGGTCGTGGTGCTTGAAACCGGCGGCCCGGTTCTCATGCCCTGGCGTGACAAGGTGCCTGCTATCCTGCACGCATTCTACGCAGGGTCTGGCGGGGGAGAGGCAATGGCGTCCATCCTGTTCGGGCGCGTCACTCCCTCGGGACGTCTGCCCTTCACCATTCCCCTGAGTGAGAGCGATCTGCCGCGCCCCGGACAGATCGATCCGCAGACGGTCATCTCCAATCCCGGTGAGCCCGTGGACAAACCGATTGTGCATCGCGACTACGCGATTGAGGGCGCCGATACAGGATATCGCTGGTTCTCACGGACCGGAAAGCCTGTCGCATATCCCTTCGGGTTCGGCCTGAGCTATACGCATTTCGACTACGGTGATGTGGCGATTGACCCACAGGCACTCGTGGCGCGCTTGCCCGTTACCAATACCGGGCCCGTCTCCGGGGCAGAAGTCGTGCAGATCTATGCCACCCTCGAAGGTGATTCCTCGTTCCAGCCCCGTCTCGTGGGATTTGCAAAGGTCATGCTCGCACCGGGCGAGACGGAGGAAGTGCAGGTGTCGCTAGAGCCGCGTCTGCTGGCGCGGGTCGAGGGAGAGAACTGGGTGCGCAACGCGGGGCGCTATCGTTTCGATCTGCGTCGTGACGCGGTGACGCCTATTACCGGACAAAGCCTGACGCTCGATGAATGGATCCGTCCCGTGCGTCATGAAGCGGCGATCGATTGA
- a CDS encoding CsbD family protein, translating into MADAVEKKGEGLLDEAKGRLKDAAGGLTGDAKLQAEGKIDQLSGMAQQEFADLYDDAETTLEKATAFVQDRPLISLSVAILVGTILGAIFFGRSKKK; encoded by the coding sequence ATGGCCGATGCAGTAGAAAAAAAGGGCGAAGGTCTGCTTGATGAAGCCAAAGGCCGTCTGAAGGACGCTGCCGGCGGTCTGACAGGCGATGCCAAGCTTCAGGCTGAAGGCAAGATCGATCAGCTTTCCGGCATGGCCCAGCAGGAATTCGCCGATCTTTACGACGATGCCGAGACCACTCTGGAAAAGGCGACTGCCTTCGTGCAGGACCGCCCGCTGATTTCACTCAGCGTTGCCATTCTGGTCGGCACCATTCTTGGCGCGATTTTCTTCGGACGCTCCAAGAAGAAGTAA
- a CDS encoding ribonuclease HII, protein MPDFTLELANGAPEKRVAGLDEVGRGPLAGPVIAAALMFLEPPDAALSVLIDDSKKLSARRREAAYAALIDHPSVRIGLGAASVAEIEQINIGKACHLAMQRALTHLGAVPDLALVDGNRLPELGCPAIAVIGGDRKSLSIAGASIIAKVKRDRLMARLSERHNAYGWEKNAGYGTAVHMAGLREAGVTPHHRRDFAPIRAHIAGATHSAGAI, encoded by the coding sequence ATGCCGGACTTCACTCTCGAACTTGCCAATGGGGCACCGGAGAAGAGGGTCGCCGGCCTGGACGAGGTGGGCCGTGGCCCGCTTGCTGGACCTGTCATCGCGGCAGCACTCATGTTTCTCGAGCCGCCCGATGCGGCGCTCTCTGTGCTGATCGATGATTCAAAGAAGCTGAGCGCCCGTCGTCGCGAGGCAGCTTATGCGGCGCTGATCGATCACCCTTCAGTCCGGATCGGGCTTGGAGCGGCATCGGTGGCTGAAATCGAGCAGATCAATATCGGCAAAGCCTGCCACCTTGCCATGCAGCGCGCCCTGACGCATCTCGGTGCCGTCCCGGATCTCGCCCTTGTCGATGGCAATCGCCTGCCTGAACTGGGTTGTCCTGCCATCGCTGTCATTGGCGGCGACCGCAAGAGCCTTTCCATTGCCGGGGCATCGATCATCGCCAAGGTCAAGCGGGATCGCCTCATGGCTCGCCTCTCGGAACGCCATAACGCTTATGGCTGGGAGAAAAATGCGGGCTATGGCACGGCTGTCCATATGGCCGGTCTGCGTGAAGCCGGTGTCACGCCGCATCACCGACGCGATTTTGCCCCTATACGTGCCCATATTGCGGGTGCCACCCATTCGGCTGGAGCCATCTAA
- a CDS encoding site-specific DNA-methyltransferase, producing MQDFPLDQILCGECIDTMRGLPDASIDCIFADPPYNLQLRGELRRPDESVVDGVDDAWDKFADYATYDNFTREWLTEARRLLTKDGTIWVIGSYHNVFRLGAIMQDLGFWILNDIVWRKANPMPNFRGRRFTNAHETLIWAARGPESKYRFNYQAMKALNDDMQMRSDWYLPLCTGNERLRNAHGLKLHPTQKPESLLHRVLIASTIVDDIVLDPFSGSGTTAAMAKRLGRRFIGIERHPDYIEAARARVEAEVRLSDEQLAITPAKREMPRVPFGSFVEQGALPAGTELFDRQRRVSAIVMPDGSLVSGSHRGSIHKMGALLTNAPSCNGWTFWYFERQGEVLQIDILRTEMAQTPLRNVG from the coding sequence ATGCAGGATTTTCCTCTCGATCAGATCCTGTGTGGTGAGTGCATCGACACGATGCGTGGCCTGCCTGATGCCAGCATTGACTGCATTTTTGCCGATCCGCCGTATAACCTGCAGCTGCGCGGCGAACTGCGCCGCCCGGATGAAAGCGTGGTCGATGGTGTGGACGATGCCTGGGACAAATTTGCCGATTACGCGACCTACGACAATTTCACGCGTGAATGGCTGACCGAAGCCCGTCGCCTCCTGACCAAGGACGGGACGATCTGGGTAATCGGGTCCTATCACAACGTGTTCCGGCTGGGCGCAATCATGCAGGATCTGGGGTTCTGGATCCTGAACGACATTGTCTGGCGCAAGGCCAATCCTATGCCCAATTTCAGGGGGCGTCGTTTCACCAATGCCCACGAGACCCTGATCTGGGCCGCGCGCGGGCCTGAAAGCAAATATCGCTTCAATTATCAGGCCATGAAGGCGCTGAATGATGACATGCAGATGCGAAGCGACTGGTATCTGCCGCTCTGCACCGGCAATGAGCGCCTGCGCAACGCGCACGGGCTGAAGCTGCATCCGACCCAAAAGCCGGAAAGCCTGCTTCATCGCGTCCTGATTGCGTCCACTATCGTGGATGATATTGTTCTTGATCCGTTCTCGGGTAGCGGGACAACGGCGGCGATGGCAAAGCGCCTCGGGCGCCGGTTTATCGGTATCGAGCGGCACCCCGACTATATCGAGGCGGCACGTGCCCGTGTCGAAGCGGAGGTGCGTCTTTCTGACGAGCAACTGGCGATCACTCCGGCCAAGCGCGAGATGCCGCGCGTGCCGTTTGGCAGCTTCGTCGAGCAGGGGGCCTTACCTGCCGGGACCGAACTGTTCGACCGCCAGCGTCGTGTCAGCGCGATTGTCATGCCCGATGGCAGCCTCGTTTCCGGCTCGCATCGTGGCTCCATTCACAAGATGGGCGCCTTGCTGACCAACGCCCCATCCTGCAACGGCTGGACGTTCTGGTATTTTGAACGTCAGGGCGAAGTGCTTCAGATTGATATCCTGCGCACCGAAATGGCGCAGACGCCCCTGCGTAACGTCGGCTAG